The window AAGCAAATTAAGCGATGCTGCTACCTCAATAAATGCACTTTCATTGATTTTAGCTTTATCTTCTTGCAGTGCTTTTACCGTTGCCTGAATTGCGTTGATAAGCTTAAGTACTTTTTGGTTATTCAGGCTTAACAACACCATAGACAGGTGATTTAACTTATCGGCAAAGCTGTCAAAATCTTCAACAGAATTACTATTGCTAACACTTGCCCATAAATCTTTTAGTGCAGGTAAATCAGCATTGAGTTGAGCAAGTGCTGCCCGTTCTGCAGCCGTTGCAGCGGTCGCACCATGTCGATCACTTGCTGGTAAGAAATCATCCAACTCAAACAATTCTTTTACACGCCCGATTTCGTCAGTACTGGTATCACTCACGGCCACGTAATAAAGCAAGTTGCGTAATAGCTGAGATGGTGCTTTCAAATCGCCTAGAGACATATTGCGTAACTGCTGGTCTATCCTGCTGCATAGCTTTCTTGCGCCAGCTTGCTCAGCCACAGGGCTTTGCGCTAAAGCGTCAGTAAATGCAGTTGCGGTCCACCAAAGTGTTTTTAATGCATTTTTTTGTTGTACCTGTTGTACATTCGACATCGCCAAGCGCATCTGATTGAGCGAATTGGCATCTTTGCTACGAAGCCAATCTAGCAGTGCTTTTTGAAAAACTGGGCGCTGCTCAGAAACGAAAATGGGGATTGCCGACTCTTCAATCGGGTTGCTAGGCAAATCTTTGGGTGCGCTATAGCTAGTATCTGGATAAAACAAATCGCTAATATCAAGCGACTCGCCTTGTAGCTCAATCAGTGGGTTTAAACTCTCATAAAGTCTAGTTGGCGTATCTTGCATACCATTTAGCAAGTCTTGCAAGTATCTGGAAAGAGCATCTACAGCCTGCATGAGAGCAGTCATCACGGGCTGGCTAACAGGTATCTGTAGCTTTTCTAGTTTACTAGTAAGTTTTTCAATTTCAGAACAATATCGCTTACAACCCTCAAGACCAACCATATCTAAAGCGCCGCTCACTTGGTATAAATGTGCGGTTGTAAAACGCAAAGTTGCCACTTCGCTAGGCTTGTCCATCACTGCAATGAAACTGTCTTGCACTTTTTTAAGTGACTGATCAATTTCATCTTTTACCCAAGACAACGGGCCAATATCAAATGCTTCAGCCATTATTTGCCCCGATTTTAATTTGCGTTATTCTCATGGAGTTTATTGACATTCCATTACTCTATATTTCACAGCCAAGTAGATACGTACTTTTTATAAAGGCCGTAACGCTTAAAGTTTAAAACCAGCTACAGAAGAACGTAACTCTTCAGCAAGTGATGTCAACTGACCTACAGAATCTGCGGTCAATTGCGTACCTTCTGTCGTTTGTGTTGTAATTTCTTGAATCAGTTGCATATTATTTGCAACCGTTGTTGCGGATTCAGTTTGCGCATTCGTTGCAGCAGAAATTGACTGAATTAATCGCGCCAAGTTATTGGTAACGGTTTCAATTTCCGTCAACGCCTGACCCGCAGCATCGGCAACTCGCGCACCCTCAACCACACCCTCGGTACTCTTCTCCATCGCCACAACCGCGCCGTGTGTATCTGTTTGAATGGTTTTCACAATCGCACTAATTTGCTTAGTCGCTTCAGATGAACGTTCAGCCAAACGCTGAACCTCTTCCGCAACTACTGTAAAGCCTCGCCCTGCCTCACCAGCAGACGCCGCTTGAATCGCAGCGTTCAACGCTAGAATGTTGGTTTGTTCCGTAATATCAGAAATCAACTCCACGATTTCACTAATCTCTTGTGAGCTTTCACCCAAACGTTTAATACGTTTTGAAGTTTCCTGAATTTGTGTACGAATTTCATTCATTCCAGAAATTGTATTCTGTACCGCTTGTGAACCTTGCGAAGCCGCTTCTAATGAGCGCTGCGCCACTTGTGAAGCCTGTGCCGCGTTGCTGGAAACTTGTAGAATAGAACGCGTCATATCAGTAACCGCGTCAGTTGTTTGCATAATTTGGTCTGATTGCGTTTCTGCAGCACTCAATAATTGAGATGATGTACCTTGCGCAACTGAGGTCGCAGAAGTCACCTGCTCTGTCGCACGGTTAATCTCCGTCACCAAATCTCGCAAACTATCAATCGTGTAGTTGATAGAGTCGGCAATCGCACCAGTGATACTATCTCGCACTTGCGCTTTAACGGTTAAGTCACCATCCGCCAAGTCACCCATCTCATCAAGCAGCTGCAGAACGGCCGCTTGGTTATCCTGGCCTTCTTTAGCTAGCTGCTCAGTCAAACCAGATGATTGCTCTACTTGTTTTTTACCAAAGAAGTACATCAAAAGTACGATAACCAAACCGATCAACAACAATAAGAACAATACTAATTTAATAAAGCTACTTTGTGATTCAACTAACGCCTTGTTTTCACTTTGCACTTCAGTAGTAAACGTATTACCAGTTTGCTGCGCCACCTCAAAAGCCGCTGTTAAGTCTGATAATGGCGCAGAAGCCGCCACCGTTCCTAATGGTAGAGATGGAATAAAGCGGGTATGCGCTACTTGGAAGAAGTTTTCACCTGCTTTAATTGTTGCTGTTAGGGAACCCTGCAGCTTTTCATTTTGAATATTTTTTTGCCAGTAGGCAGCACGCTCTTTAAATAAAGTTTCAAATTTCGCAGCATTAGCAATCGCCTTGTCGCGCTTCTCATTATTAAAATTTGTTGAAGCTACATAAGCTTGGTTGTAGAACGCAAACGCATCCACAGGGTAAAGTGGCGGAGGTAGCGCGTCTGCCGCCAAATCTTGGTACTGTTTCAGGTTGTTGTAAACTGGACCGTTCACGCGAACCTGGTTAACTACCCAAAAGCTCAAAGCAGCAAACAATATAAAAGCGACGATTTGAAGATACAACTGCCTAAAACTACCACTCATACCAGCAGCACTAGATGCACCCGAACCGGCACTTTTATTTTTTAGGTTATTAAAGAAACTACCTATTTGTAAAGGCAGATTTTTTACTACCGCAAGATTTAATGCCATTTTGAACCCCAGTTCACAGAATTATTCTGCTTTATAAAAATAATCATCATGCTTTAAATATTTACTAACTCACCACTAACTGATTGTTGGCTGAATAAACACCTTATCCTGAACCAGCGCTTCAACATTCAGCTCAAACCATTCATTTTTATCAACATCTTCATACGAGCTCTCACTCAAGTACGCTGCTTTATTTTTATTGTTTTTATTCGCGGGCTTGCGTTTCATCGCCTCGACACTGCGCAACCCCACCAAGCTATCGATCACCACCGCCACCTGCGTCGTCACTTCGGAGTTAATAAGTACAATACGGTTATTGATAGATTTCGGGGTAGGCGGCAACCCCATAAATTGCGCTAAATCGGTAATGTTATATAAGTTACCACGCACGTTGGCCACACCTAAAAACCATGGCTGGGTTAGTGGAACATGCTGCATTGGCGGTACAGGCAAAACCTCGCTGACCTCATGCAAATTGATAAGCACTCTTTTTGAACCTACGATAACGCCTAAACGAGAGGTGGAAACAGCACCGCCTTTTGCGGTTGCTTCTTTAAGACGCAATAAAATTGCTTCTTGAAATTCTCGTAGGTTGGAGGTTTTGGCCATAATGATGATGTCAACTTATCAATAAAACTGCTTTTACTCTAAAGTTTTAATTAGAGACAACAAGTCAGCACTCACCACAGGCTTAGTCACACAAGCTTTGGCGCCCATCTTTAAAGCCCAAGCTAGATCTGTCGCCTGTGATTTACCTGTACAAAGGATCACTGGAATATGTGCAGTAGCTGCATCTTTAGTCAATGTTCGCGTTACTTGAAAACCTGTTAAGCCCGGCATCACTACATCACACAAAATTAAATCCGGATGTTTTGCAGCTACTTTAGTTAAACACTCTTCACCACTTTCCGCACCAATCACGGTATAACCCGCGGTTTCTAGTAATTCTGTTAAGAAAAATCGATCTGTTGCTGAATCATCTACTACTAAAACTGTTTCAATTGCCATATTTATTCTGCCTCTTGTGGGTTAGCTCTACTGATAGCCGCATAAGTTTGTACTGCGTCTATCAGTGTTTCTTGTGTGAAAGGTTTGGTCAAATATTGGTCGGAACCTACCATGCGGCCGCGCGCGCGATCGAACAATCCATCTTTACTTGAAAGCATGATGACAGGTGTACTTTTGTAGCGAGCGTTTCTTTTAATGAGCGAGCAGGTTTGATAGCCATCGAGCCTAGGCATCATGATGTCTACAAAAATAATATCTGGATGTTCGTTTGAGATTTTGGCTAATGCATCAAATCCATCTTCCGCCAAAATGACTGAGCAACCTGAATTTTTAAGGAATATTTCAGCGCTACGACGTATCGTATTACTATCATCAATAACCATGACTTTGATTGCAGACAGCTGCTCTAAAGTCAGCTTTTGCTGCAATTCCTTACCTTGCTCTTCTTGACTTGGCTTTTTTTGGCTCACCAGCAAGCTCCCTTATTTGTGCGCAGTACTAAAGTTGACTATGTTCAATTGCGCTGATTATTTCTCATTGTATCTACAGAATCATCTAATAAGCAATAGGTTTAACAAACATATGCAATATATTAACTTATATAGGTATTATCAAGTTTTCGTAAAAACAGATATATATAATAAAATTATTACAATTACCCATATGGGTAGCATATAATAATTTGTTAACAATTGTTACAAATTATAACAACTATATTAAAAGTACCATAACAGGTACTTAAAGCTTGATGTTTAAGGCTAAAACTAAAGGGATGAGCATGATAGTAAAACAAGAATCTTTGACAGCTAAAATGACATTAAAAGATCTGCCTGCAGCCTCACCGCTGCCCATGGCAAACTTAGTATTAGTGTTTGGTTCAGTAAAGCGCTTTGGCGACTCTAAGTTGGAGAGCATATTAAAAACACGCTATCCTGCAGCACAGATTATCGGCTGTTCAACTTCAGGCGAAATTTCAGCTGACGGTGTGTTTGATGACAGCTTGCAGATTACTGCCGTGTTGTGGGAAAAAACGATACAGCGTGTGACTCATACCAAGATGACTAGCATGCAAAACTCTTATGAAACAGCGGTCGACCTAGCGCGCCAACTGAAATCTGATGATTTAAAAGCGGTACTAGTTTACTCTGACGGATTAAACGTAAACGGCTCCGAGCTTTTAGAGGGCTTTAAAAGTGTGTTGGGCGATATTCCTCTTATGGGCGGCATGGCTGGCGATGGCTTTAATTTCAGCCAAACTGTGCAAATCTTCAACGAAACCATTTCAAATGGCCTAGTGATTGCAGTTGGTTTGTATGGCAAAAATCTAGTGGCTGCTGCAGGCGTAGGTCGAGGCTGGAAGCCATATGGCCCACCTCGCAAAGTGACTCGATCAGAAAAGAACGTGGTTTTAGAGCTTGATGGCAAACCAGCCCTGCCACTGTACAACATGTACATAGGTGCACAGACTGCAAAAGGCTTGCCAGGGAGCGGCTTAAAATTCCCATTTGCTATCATCGAAGAAGGCAAACGTGATATTGAGAAAATCCGCACACTATTAGCTATCGATAGCGCTAAAAATAGTCTTACTTTTGCGGGCAACGTAGATGAAGGTGAAACTGTACGTTTCTGTCAAGCAACACATGATAGGCTAGTTGAAGGCGCTGGCGATGCGGCACACCTCGTTACCAATCAAATCAGCACTAATCAAACAGGCTTAGCAATCTGTGTGAGCTGCGTTGGCCGTAAAGGTGTGATGGCAGAATTAGTTGTCGACGAGGTCAAACTAGTCAAACAAATCCTAGGCTCTCAAACTGCGATCACCGGCTTCTACTCTTACGGTGAATTTGCACCGCGCCCAGATACTAGTGATAGCGTATTGCATAACCAAACGATGACCATTGGTTATTTAAGTGAAGATCTATTTGCTTAATTTCTGAATTTACCAATAGCAAAAGACCCTATTAAAACAAGGGATTATGCAGGTAATAATTATCAAACGCTCAGTGCAAACTGGGCGTTTTTGTTTTATGATGCTAGGTCTAGCATTTCTATTCAAAACCCATAAAAAGAGGAAAATCATCATGACAAATACAGTCACTTTAAAAGGCGGTCCCGTTGCAATCGGCGGCAACTTTCCACAAAAAGGCCAAACAGCCCCAGACTTTCAACTTGCTGATGCGAAACGCAATTTAGTTGGACTTGATGCATTCACTGGTAAGCGTAAAGTGCTAAACATATTCCCAAGTATTGATACACCAACTTGCGCAATGTCAGTACGTACTTTCAACCAAAAAGCGAGCGGCATGAATAACACGGTTGTTTTGTGCATTTCTGCTGATTTGCCATTCGCACAAAGCCGTTTTTGCGGTGCTGAAGGCATTGAAAACGTGGTTAACTTATCTACATTCCGTGACACAGCGAAATTTTCAAAAGATTACGGCGTGCAAATTTTAGATAGCAGCCTAGCTGGTTTAACAGCGCGCGCTGTTGTGGTACTAGATGAAAATAACAATGTTTTGCATAGTGAATTGGTTTCAGAAATCGCCAATGAACCTAACTATGATGCAGCATTAGCTAGCTTATAGTTCTGTCAGCAAGAAAAAAGCCCAACAATGCTGGGCTTTTTTCTTGCTCTAGTTAAATAAAATATGAATACGCAGTTGGAGCTACCTCTGAGTTAACTCTCCAACTTAACAAAACTTCCCCACTCTTTGTTTACCATTAAACTGCTTAAATCTTGTCCTTTCAGAGACAAGGCATAGCCCAACACGCCACTGCCAATCACCACAAACTCATAGCTACTTACACTGTTATCTACCAGCACTCTCACACTATCTGGCAAAGCAATTGGAGGAACTGCGCCAACCATATAGCCCGTAACTTCTGACACTTCGTCATACTCTGCCATACGCAATTTACGTTCATTTAAATATGCTCGCAATAAACCCCAATCAGCACGCCCACCTCCTGCAACTGCCAATAAAGCGTATTGACCTGACTCAGCTTTAAATACCACACTACGCACCACTGAGTTATGGTCTAAGCCTTTTGTAGTGAGTAGCTCTTCTAAACTGCGCACGGGCTTTTTATCTTCACTAAGCGGAATTTCAATCACATCATAGGCAATATCTTTGGACTGTAATAATGCAGTTACGGCTGAAGTAATATTACTACGCATGCTAACTCCTTAAAATATAAGAAGAAATGAATTATTGGTAATCAGTATATTTTGCATTACTGCCTTTGCATTTTTCTACTGGGTATTTTTTCGCATTCAAGTCTATTTTCTTGTTCGCGGCTTCGATTAAGTCAACGCCACAAACTTCAGCTATTCTAAGTAGATAAACAAATGTATCTGATAGCTCTTGGCCTACTTGCTCTCTAGTTTCGGCATTCAAGTTTTTACTTTCTTGCTCAGTCATCCATTGAAAGTGTTCCACCACCTCGCCTGCTTCAACAATCATCGCCATCGCTAAATTTTTAGGAGAATGAAACTGCGCCCAATCACGCTCTTCAACAAAAGTATTCACTCGCGTTCTAAGTTGATTTAGTGAATCACTCATTAGGCTTATCCTTTCGGTTGCTCCCTGCCACCATTTTAATTTCAAATAATCGACACTCTAAAGAACCATTAAACAATGGTGTACGCTTACTTGGCGTCAAACGCATCAACTTTGGCATGGTTAAATCGTTAGTTAAGAAATAAGTATTCCAACCTGCAAATTTACGTTTTAAAACTTCGCCCATTTTAGGGTAAAGCAGCGCCAAATCATCACCTTCGCCAATACGCACGCCATACGGAGGGTTTGCCACCATCACGCCACTATCAGCTGGTGGAACAACAGCAATCATATCAACGTGAGATAACTGTACCGCTTCTAACAAACCTGCATCTTCCAGATTTTGCTTACTGATGCGCACCGCGCGTAAATCAATATCTGAGCCATAAATCTTTTGAAAAGTCACCTTTTTAACTTTGCTCAATGCTTGGTTTTTAATCTTACTCCAAACTTCGGGCACGAAAGTGTTCAGTTTTTCAAAACCAAAACTTCTTTTGTAGCCTGGTGCCATGTCTAACGCAATCATCGCAGCTTCGAGTAAAAACGTACCGCTGCCACACATTGGATCTAACAAAGGCTGCCCAACTTGCCAGCCAGATAGTTTTAAAATACCAGCCGCCAAGTTCTCGCGCAATGGTGCTTCAATACTTGCGCCGCGATTACCGCGTTGATACAAAGCCGCTCCAGAAGTATCCAAATAGAACTGATATTCGTCAGCCGCCAAGTAGGCGTGAATGCGTACTGCTGGCGTTTTAGTATCAATATAAGGACGACTTCCTACCGCCATTCTAAACTTGTCACACACTGCATCTTTGATTTTTAAGGTGGCAAACTCTAGGCTTTTTAAAGGGCATTTCACGCCAGTCACTTTAACCATGAAGTCATTTTTTACATTAAACCATTGTGGCCAATCAAGTTTGTAGGCGCCTTCAAATAGGTCTTCTTCGTTTAAATATTTACCACGTGCTACTTGCCACAAAATACGTGTAGCAATACGCGAATGCAGGTTTGCCGCATAGCACACCGCCCAGTCGCCATCAAAACTCACGCCACCATCAGTCAGCTTGATTGATTTGGCTTTAACTTCTTGTAACTCATCAGCAAGTAATTGCTCTAAACCACGTGGGCAAGTTGCGAAATAACGATTGGGTATCATAATAAATATTCTTAAATTTAAGTGTTTAAATACTGCTAAGTTAACTAGCCGTTTGTTAGCTGCCTATCGAGACTATGGTAATGCTTAATTGCTACCAGCATCGCCTCTGAGCATCAGCCTTTTTTGGTACACCTGATTATCGTTGCATAGTTTATCGATGAAATCAGAAAACTCTATTTGGTGCTGCGCTTCAAGCGCTTTTGCACGCTCTTGCAGACTGGCTACATTCAGATTACTCGGGGCTTTATTAAAGCCGAACACGACGATATTGCCAGGTTTTCCAGTACGCATCATCAACACCTTTTGCTCAAAACTTTGCTCTATGCGCTGCAAATAAATATCAAAATTCTTATCGCTGCCCCATAGATTGATTACAAATATCCCGTCACCTTTTAAAGTTGCTGAACATTGATCAAAAAAATCTTGGCTGCAAAAATCTGGTGGAATACCGTTGCTATCAAACGCGTCAATCAGCAATACATCAGTGGTATGAATATGCTCAGCCAAATACTGCAAGCCATCGCCCTCAATCACATCAAAATAGTCACCATTTTCTGGCACAAAAAATTGATTACGTGCCATTTGAATGACTTTAGGATTGATCTCAACAATAGTACTTTTAATACCTTGGCAATGTTTGTGCACATACTTTGCGACAGATCCGCCACCCAAGCCGATGGTAAGCATATCTTTAACATTAGTCCTAAACAGTAAAAAGCACATAATGCCACGTGTATATGTGAGCTCCAACGCAAACGGGTCACGTATGCGCATAGCGCTTTGTATGGTGACTGAGCCTAAATGCAATGAGCGCACGCCATCAGTTTCGCTCACATAAACCGTTTCGTCTGCTGCGCTAGTATTGGTGAAATTGCGCATTAAATGTTTAGCGACACGAAACATTATGCAGCCTCAACCTCAACCGTGTCATCTGGAGTAGCTTCGCTGTTATTTGAATCAGGAGTATTCATATCGAGAGTAGCTGAGTCTAAACTATCCAAAGCTTCGATATCTGCATCATCAAAATCCACAGGCGCTGCGGCCTCTTCTAGCACTTTTACAAATTTAGTACGCAGATCCAACATCAGCGTATCAACTTCTTGTACTTGCAAACTCACACGCGTGCCAGGTTTAAGTTCAGGCAAGCCGTAAACTTTAGTCATGTAAGGCATATGATCTAAACGCACTAGATTCTCGCGCCAAACGGTCGCATGAATCTCTTGCTTGTTTTCTTCTAAAAAGCCTTCCTGAATCAAATACTGCAAGCACCAATATCTCTCCATACGCGTTTGGAACTCGCTATATGCCTTGTAAGTTAGCTCAAAATTGCGCATATGTGTTGTGAGTGCGTCGCTATTCTGTGGATAAACAGGCTGATTGTTTTGCACGACACTGATAATTTGGCGTTGATTAATTAAATCCACCGCACGGCGCAAAGGCGACGTGCTCCAAGCATATTGCGCTACACCTAAGCCTTGATGCGGCTCGGCCTTGGTGGTCATATACACTCGACCGCCCATTTGCGCACGATACAAACCTGGCACTTCATGCGATGCCAATAAGGCGCCCCACTGATTGTTAGCCTCTATCATTAACTCAGCCACTAACTTGTCCATAGGCGAACCACGATGGCGGCCAACGATGCTGACTTTGTCATCTGTTACATAAAAGTTATAGTCAACTTGGGGTGGTTTTGTTGGGTCGTATTTACCGCGAGATTTTTCTAATGAAACTGCTAAGTCAAATAAATACAGCAACCTAGCCCAATAGGGATGTCCGCTGTCAGCCTCTAATGTGTTTTCATTAAAAAACGGCTCTAATCTATCGTGGCGTAGATTTTCAGCTACTTTAATCAACTCAACTTTGCTATCACGTTGAATAATTTCTAGCGCTTCATTCACATGCAAGTACAAAGATAAAACTGGTTTAATTTGCCCAGCATCTAAACTGAATGGTCGAATAGCGGTTTCTGGCAGCATTGTAATCTTGTTGCCGGGCATGTACACGGTAGATAAACGCTGCATGACCTCTTTATCCAGTGTGCTATCAACAGCAATACCTAAAGCGGGCGCAGCAATATGAATACCAACGCGAGTGATACCATTGGCTAATTGTTTAATTGAAAACGCATCGTCAATTTCTGTAGTAGTGCTGTCATCGATACTAAAGGCTTCAGCATCAGCCAATGGCAAATCAAAAGTTATATCACTAGCAATCTCTGCTATTTGTTCAGGGGTGAAATCTGTTCCCTTAGCAAAGTATTCGCGTAAAAAAGCACCTAAGTGATAGTCGTGCACAGATGGAATTGCGCCACAGATATGCATTAACTTGAGATGACTTAAGTGCAATGCACTCGCAGCAGCATCTAATGTTTTGTACTCAAAAGCATTTTTATCTGGCTCATAAAGCAACATATCGCGCTTCTGCATCAGCTCTTCGGGCATTTTGTGAGATTTTAAATCTTCTACAAAAGCTGCCATCTTTTCGGCTAATAAGCGCTTTTTCTCAAGTCCAGCCAGTGCAGCCTTCAGTATTTCGGCAGGGGCCGCTTTATAGCGCCCTTTACCTTTACGGTTGAAATACACTGGCGCACTGTGCAGCTTAATCGCAATTGCCGCAGCCTCAACTGGCGTCGGTTTACGGCCATAATAATCAGCGGAAAACTCTTCAAAACCAAACTCAGTTTCGCCGCAACACTCCCATAAAAAATCTAACTCTAGCGTTTCAGCCTCTGTATTAGCAGCTTCCATAAAGCCAGCTAAAGGCGTTTCAAAACGCATCAATACATTACTGGCTTTCACTTTGGTGCGCTTGCCACTAACGGATTCCACCTGCAAAGCGCCTTGCGTTTCGGTCATGATGGAGGCAATTTTAAAACTGCCGTCTTCTTCAAAAAATACGTTCATAAATGCTTATATGCGTTGTTCTAACTAAATTAGTGACATTTTACCTTGTATTAGAGATTTCGCTTTATGTATTAGCTAATTCGCTTTGTTGCATTTAAAATATGGACATGGATAAACGCATACCCGTCACTCTACTCACTGGCTTTTTAGGCAGTGGCAAAACTACCTTACTGAATAAACTACTGCATCACCCTGATATGCGCGATACCGCGATTATTATCAATGAATTAGGTGACGCAGGCTTAGACCAGATTTTTGCCAATAGCAACTTAGCGCAGAATATTGAAAATGAGCATATTACCGATAACACTGTACTGCTTAGCTCAGGCTGCCTATGCTGCACGCTAAAAAACGAGTTAGCAGATACCATGCGCGACTTGTTTTTTAAGCGCGCTCTGCAAGCTATTCCGCAATTTAATCGGCTGATTATCGAAACCACAGGCATGGCCGATCCAGGTCCGATACTTGCCAACTTAATGAATGAACCTGTAATTGAGTCTGTGTATCGCCTAGATGCAGTCGTCGTGACCATAGACAGTATTTATGGCTTACAGCAAATTGAAGAAAATACCGAAGCCTTAAAGCAAGCCGCCGTGGCAGATGTGTTAGTGCTGACTAAAACAGATTTAGCTAGCGCCGAGCAAATCAACGCGCTTAAAGAAAAACTTATCACTATCAATCCCGGAGCAACACAACATAAAATTGCGCATGGCGAGCTAGACCCCGCTTTTGTAGTGGATGTGGGTTTATTTGACTTAGCGACTAAACATCCTGAACCACAGCGTTGGCTTCGAGCGCCAATTAAACAAGCGCAACCTAAAGGCACATTGCCGCAAAAAACTCACAATGATGACATTACAAGTTTCACTGTCATCATGCCCAGCCCGCTTAACTGGTCGCAACTCAAACCGCATTTATTATCTTTTTGCCAAAAATACGGTAAAAATTTATTACGCCTGAAAGGTATTATCCATGCGGCTGACCAATCTGCACCGCTAGCTATTCATGCCGTGCATTTCACCCCCTACCCACCCACCTTGCTTGAAGGCTGGACCGAAGACGAACCACTTT is drawn from Methylotenera versatilis 301 and contains these coding sequences:
- a CDS encoding methyl-accepting chemotaxis protein, whose amino-acid sequence is MALNLAVVKNLPLQIGSFFNNLKNKSAGSGASSAAGMSGSFRQLYLQIVAFILFAALSFWVVNQVRVNGPVYNNLKQYQDLAADALPPPLYPVDAFAFYNQAYVASTNFNNEKRDKAIANAAKFETLFKERAAYWQKNIQNEKLQGSLTATIKAGENFFQVAHTRFIPSLPLGTVAASAPLSDLTAAFEVAQQTGNTFTTEVQSENKALVESQSSFIKLVLFLLLLIGLVIVLLMYFFGKKQVEQSSGLTEQLAKEGQDNQAAVLQLLDEMGDLADGDLTVKAQVRDSITGAIADSINYTIDSLRDLVTEINRATEQVTSATSVAQGTSSQLLSAAETQSDQIMQTTDAVTDMTRSILQVSSNAAQASQVAQRSLEAASQGSQAVQNTISGMNEIRTQIQETSKRIKRLGESSQEISEIVELISDITEQTNILALNAAIQAASAGEAGRGFTVVAEEVQRLAERSSEATKQISAIVKTIQTDTHGAVVAMEKSTEGVVEGARVADAAGQALTEIETVTNNLARLIQSISAATNAQTESATTVANNMQLIQEITTQTTEGTQLTADSVGQLTSLAEELRSSVAGFKL
- a CDS encoding chemotaxis protein CheW — translated: MAKTSNLREFQEAILLRLKEATAKGGAVSTSRLGVIVGSKRVLINLHEVSEVLPVPPMQHVPLTQPWFLGVANVRGNLYNITDLAQFMGLPPTPKSINNRIVLINSEVTTQVAVVIDSLVGLRSVEAMKRKPANKNNKNKAAYLSESSYEDVDKNEWFELNVEALVQDKVFIQPTIS
- a CDS encoding response regulator, with protein sequence MAIETVLVVDDSATDRFFLTELLETAGYTVIGAESGEECLTKVAAKHPDLILCDVVMPGLTGFQVTRTLTKDAATAHIPVILCTGKSQATDLAWALKMGAKACVTKPVVSADLLSLIKTLE
- a CDS encoding response regulator, which codes for MVIDDSNTIRRSAEIFLKNSGCSVILAEDGFDALAKISNEHPDIIFVDIMMPRLDGYQTCSLIKRNARYKSTPVIMLSSKDGLFDRARGRMVGSDQYLTKPFTQETLIDAVQTYAAISRANPQEAE
- a CDS encoding FIST signal transduction protein codes for the protein MIVKQESLTAKMTLKDLPAASPLPMANLVLVFGSVKRFGDSKLESILKTRYPAAQIIGCSTSGEISADGVFDDSLQITAVLWEKTIQRVTHTKMTSMQNSYETAVDLARQLKSDDLKAVLVYSDGLNVNGSELLEGFKSVLGDIPLMGGMAGDGFNFSQTVQIFNETISNGLVIAVGLYGKNLVAAAGVGRGWKPYGPPRKVTRSEKNVVLELDGKPALPLYNMYIGAQTAKGLPGSGLKFPFAIIEEGKRDIEKIRTLLAIDSAKNSLTFAGNVDEGETVRFCQATHDRLVEGAGDAAHLVTNQISTNQTGLAICVSCVGRKGVMAELVVDEVKLVKQILGSQTAITGFYSYGEFAPRPDTSDSVLHNQTMTIGYLSEDLFA
- the tpx gene encoding thiol peroxidase yields the protein MTNTVTLKGGPVAIGGNFPQKGQTAPDFQLADAKRNLVGLDAFTGKRKVLNIFPSIDTPTCAMSVRTFNQKASGMNNTVVLCISADLPFAQSRFCGAEGIENVVNLSTFRDTAKFSKDYGVQILDSSLAGLTARAVVVLDENNNVLHSELVSEIANEPNYDAALASL
- a CDS encoding aminoacyl-tRNA deacylase, coding for MRSNITSAVTALLQSKDIAYDVIEIPLSEDKKPVRSLEELLTTKGLDHNSVVRSVVFKAESGQYALLAVAGGGRADWGLLRAYLNERKLRMAEYDEVSEVTGYMVGAVPPIALPDSVRVLVDNSVSSYEFVVIGSGVLGYALSLKGQDLSSLMVNKEWGSFVKLES
- a CDS encoding nucleotide pyrophosphohydrolase; translation: MSDSLNQLRTRVNTFVEERDWAQFHSPKNLAMAMIVEAGEVVEHFQWMTEQESKNLNAETREQVGQELSDTFVYLLRIAEVCGVDLIEAANKKIDLNAKKYPVEKCKGSNAKYTDYQ
- a CDS encoding THUMP domain-containing class I SAM-dependent RNA methyltransferase, translated to MIPNRYFATCPRGLEQLLADELQEVKAKSIKLTDGGVSFDGDWAVCYAANLHSRIATRILWQVARGKYLNEEDLFEGAYKLDWPQWFNVKNDFMVKVTGVKCPLKSLEFATLKIKDAVCDKFRMAVGSRPYIDTKTPAVRIHAYLAADEYQFYLDTSGAALYQRGNRGASIEAPLRENLAAGILKLSGWQVGQPLLDPMCGSGTFLLEAAMIALDMAPGYKRSFGFEKLNTFVPEVWSKIKNQALSKVKKVTFQKIYGSDIDLRAVRISKQNLEDAGLLEAVQLSHVDMIAVVPPADSGVMVANPPYGVRIGEGDDLALLYPKMGEVLKRKFAGWNTYFLTNDLTMPKLMRLTPSKRTPLFNGSLECRLFEIKMVAGSNRKDKPNE
- a CDS encoding polyamine aminopropyltransferase, coding for MFRVAKHLMRNFTNTSAADETVYVSETDGVRSLHLGSVTIQSAMRIRDPFALELTYTRGIMCFLLFRTNVKDMLTIGLGGGSVAKYVHKHCQGIKSTIVEINPKVIQMARNQFFVPENGDYFDVIEGDGLQYLAEHIHTTDVLLIDAFDSNGIPPDFCSQDFFDQCSATLKGDGIFVINLWGSDKNFDIYLQRIEQSFEQKVLMMRTGKPGNIVVFGFNKAPSNLNVASLQERAKALEAQHQIEFSDFIDKLCNDNQVYQKRLMLRGDAGSN